The Setaria viridis chromosome 6, Setaria_viridis_v4.0, whole genome shotgun sequence genome includes the window TAAACTGAAGGCCTGTGCAATAAGGGAGAGTAGATGGGGCATTTTTTTAATGGTCCAATCGTTCTACGTATATATACTCTCTGTTTTCTTGGCCTTTGAGCTTAAACAATGCACGCCTTTTAAATAGCAAGTAGCCGGGTTATCGAAAATAAAAGACGAAGAGAAGACCCCATCTAGTCTCCCTTTGCATTGTTCTTCAATTTACCCCAGTCAATTTTAGCATTACACTCTGGACTGCATTACAAATATAAACAAACAAAAGATCAGCTTTAGTCTTCCCTTTTAACTTATGTGACTAGTATTCTCTAGCCACTAGCCAGGTCCATTTTAGTAGAGCATTGCTCTTAGGACAAACACTAATGCAACCAACAAGTTGCGTAAGTACACGAAGGAATTGAATCTCAGCTCCGCGTTTGACCATCCTATGCTCTTAGCAGCGTGGACACAGCCAAAAGGCCAGCTGGTAACATGAGGGCCTTACACTGGAACCCAACTCCCAAATACAACTCTGCAGGCACACTGCAAAAGAAGATCGAAGCAGTCCCCCAAGCATTAGCTAACGGGGACAATCCGTCTATGCACGATTTTGCCAATGTGACAAGAGCCACACAACAGTGAGGAACTCGCCGCCATTGTTGAGCTGCCTAGCATGGGAATCCCTACTGCAGTGGTGGGCAGCATAGCACAGCATCTCCAACCACACCCTAAAGATCACTTCCAACGTGGAGTCCGAGTCCGTTGCGAGAAGCCAGGAAGCAATTCCACGTCCATGGAAGAAAGCAGGCCCGTTATAACCCTTCGAGTGAAGCAAAAGGCGTAATAGATAAGTTAGCGCCCATAAATTATCATAAAGGGAAGATAATTTTAACTGATTTTTATGAACATATATGTAAACACCCCCAAAGTATTTTACCTAGAGAACGGGAACTATTTCGGccagatgtttttttttatttttgcgaattaggatttctttttattttttaagcaTTTTGAGGATTAATGTGGAGGCTCCAAAAGAAGCCTGTAATTATTAATAGTAAGATATTTGGTTTAAAAATGTGTTATGCTTATAGAATATAATATATTCAAAGttaagatgatgatgatattctgTCAACATACTTGGATTTTGGACCATGTAAAACCGTGCCCTATGTTTTGAAATGGAGGATTGTATTTGAGGTGGTTGGGGTTCAGATTTGAAATGTATGAAATACTTGGATTTGAGGTAGTCGGGATTCAGATTGGGCTCGAACCTCTTCATGAATTGTGTCAGCATCGACGGTGAGGAATTTCGTGGCAAGCTCCTTTCTCTGCCGCATCCTGGAAGCATTGGGTTTGTCACTCTGGAACAGTTTCTTCAGCATACTCCACCACTTTTCGACGAGAGGTCCCTGATTCTGATTAGCTGAGCAGTGGCGATCCCACATTCTGTCCAAGTCATTAAAGGTATCAACATACTGGCCTTGCTGGATTGGGGCGGTCAGCATCTCAGGTTGCGCTATCATCAGGAACATCATGTAATTGGAGAGAACTTGGACTGCCGCGACAAGTTTCTCTTCATGTTCAACCTTTGActcagaaaggtagacatcagTAGCAATGTGCCAAAACAGAATGCTGTCGTCAAAGGCAAAATCGCTAAGAGTCGAGTGAATATATTGAGCAGAGTTTTTGAATATCCCCATGCCATTTAGAGCATGGATGCCTCGTGCTTTGGGATGGACGTAGGAAAACACGGGCAGCATCCGGTCCTTGAGATATGTTGTTGAGATTGCTATGGTGCCAGAGTAGTGGACTTTGTTCCACCAGCTCCGAAGCCCCAGCTTCGCAGCCAGCCTGCCGCCAAGCTCGGTCCTGTCACGGGTGCACAGGTGGAGCAAGTTGTACTGACCCATGGAGCCTGACCACCTTCTCTTGCTTGCCGCCCCGATGCGCCGGCGGAGGTAAGTGACGGCACCTAGAAGTCGCTCCCACCCACAGCAGTACATCAAGGCGCACGCCCAGGTCGACCCGATGGCCCTAGCCACTGATATGGTCTCTAGGGCCAAGGTCCCTGACAGCAATGTATAGGTGATTCCGACATTAACCTTGCTTTTACCATGCTTGTCGCTCGAGTAGTGGAAGAGCAAGAGGGCGGCAGATGTTGCAAGCGGCGAGACAACAAGTATAGTGTAGCCATACCATGTGTGGACCACGGCAGCCTTGGTGTAGAGGATGTCGTACATGAGGGATAGCTCCATCTCGAGTAACCCGGACAAGTCCTTGCCACCGTACCACCTTGTGCAAGTCTGATCAAACTCGGACATGCGCTCTGTTGCGTCGACAAACCGAATCTTGCAGACGTGGAACAGGGAGTGAGCTCCCAGGAGAAGTTCCTCATCACCAAAACTTTTGTCTTGGTCGTCTTGTCTTGGATTTGGCCACCTCAGCTTCTTCCAATGACTACGATTGTATGCAGTCTCCCCCTTGGGATGTTTCAGAGTGCTCGGATGCTGCTCGTGTTGCCACACCAGAGCGCCCATGTCCTCTCTCCGTACCTGAGGACACCGACGACGAACACCAGGATAGCTGCCAGTAGGAGCAAGGTCCGGCGACGGACAATGTACTTGTAGATGACGAAGGCGGCTCCCAGGATCTGCACGGAGAGAGTGAGCAGGTGCCGGAGCCACAGCCGATTGTCCTCCAAGGCATAGGCGGTGATGGTACCCGGGCCCCCAAGGTGTACCAGCAGGAATGGCGCCCAAAAGGCGACCAAGTGCTGGTCCTGTGCCTTGCTGCTGGCCACAGACAGGTGGCCAAGGGTGTATATCGCCGTGGAGTCAGCCAGCTGGTACATGAGCCACAGGAGAAGCCTCAGCGGAGCTGAGGATTTGCGCCGGCGAGTCTCCGCGAACGCAAGCAGCATGACTTGCAACGTGAAGCTGAAGAGGACCAGCACTTGGATCCCCCATTCGTTCCAGAAACGCGCTAAACCTTGAGCCATCCGGGATATCGCGGCCTACACTTAAAATTCAAATCAGCAGCTCAGAAGCTAGGATTAC containing:
- the LOC117862055 gene encoding uncharacterized protein; amino-acid sequence: MSEFDQTCTRWYGGKDLSGLLEMELSLMYDILYTKAAVVHTWYGYTILVVSPLATSAALLLFHYSSDKHGKSKVNVGITYTLLSGTLALETISVARAIGSTWACALMYCCGWERLLGAVTYLRRRIGAASKRRWSGSMGQYNLLHLCTRDRTELGGRLAAKLGLRSWWNKVHYSGTIAISTTYLKDRMLPVFSYVHPKARGIHALNGMGIFKNSAQYIHSTLSDFAFDDSILFWHIATDVYLSESKVEHEEKLVAAVQVLSNYMMFLMIAQPEMLTAPIQQGQYVDTFNDLDRMWDRHCSANQNQGPLVEKWWSMLKKLFQSDKPNASRMRQRKELATKFLTVDADTIHEEGYNGPAFFHGRGIASWLLATDSDSTLEVIFRVWLEMLCYAAHHCSRDSHARQLNNGGEFLTVVWLLSHWQNRA
- the LOC140223080 gene encoding uncharacterized protein, producing the protein MAQGLARFWNEWGIQVLVLFSFTLQVMLLAFAETRRRKSSAPLRLLLWLMYQLADSTAIYTLGHLSVASSKAQDQHLVAFWAPFLLVHLGGPGTITAYALEDNRLWLRHLLTLSVQILGAAFVIYKYIVRRRTLLLLAAILVFVVGVLRYGERTWALWCGNTSSIRAL